The proteins below come from a single Nostoc sp. KVJ3 genomic window:
- a CDS encoding pentapeptide repeat-containing protein encodes MNIEELKRRFAAGERYFPAVNLSRNKLVGAYLPGINLWGSDLSGVNLAKAKLWGADLSRTNLAKANLTRANLSGVKLNEANLRGAKLNYAKLYGANLTGAYYDESTRFSKGFDPISRNMQKV; translated from the coding sequence GTGAACATAGAGGAATTAAAACGGCGTTTTGCAGCAGGGGAAAGATATTTTCCAGCCGTCAACTTGAGTAGGAACAAGCTGGTTGGAGCCTATTTGCCCGGAATTAATTTATGGGGATCTGACTTAAGTGGAGTTAACTTAGCTAAAGCTAAACTCTGGGGAGCAGATTTGAGTAGAACTAATTTAGCTAAAGCGAACTTGACTAGAGCTAATTTGAGCGGTGTTAAGCTGAATGAAGCAAATCTCCGGGGAGCCAAGCTTAATTATGCTAAGTTGTATGGAGCAAATTTGACTGGCGCTTACTACGATGAAAGTACGCGGTTTTCTAAAGGTTTTGACCCTATCAGTAGAAATATGCAGAAAGTGTAA
- a CDS encoding LysR substrate-binding domain-containing protein, whose translation MAGMTLEQLKIFLAVAQHLHFTRAAEELYITQPAVSAAIHNLEQEYGVKLFHRIGRHIEIAEAGKLLQVEAQKILDQVSLTERGLRELNNLQRGELKLGSSLTIGNYWLPSKISEFKSLYPGIQINCSLANTEEICLGTATGQFDLGLVEGDVKPALQNTLDYEIVGSDRLQIVVGQKHPWFEWGEIDLSQLTQTLWVMREPGSGTQQRFEEALQNWGINLNELNVILVFNSGEMTKAAIEDGVGAIGISELMVKKEIQLGTLRAIRVIDNREGKGAIAEIVRPFFKLKHRQRFQTALSKVFEKMLISSILDGSHQYVSVI comes from the coding sequence ATGGCAGGAATGACGCTTGAACAGCTAAAAATATTTTTAGCTGTGGCGCAGCACTTACACTTTACTCGTGCAGCAGAGGAGCTTTATATTACACAACCTGCTGTCAGTGCAGCAATCCACAACTTAGAGCAAGAATATGGTGTAAAACTATTCCATCGGATTGGTCGCCATATTGAGATTGCTGAGGCTGGTAAATTATTGCAAGTAGAAGCGCAGAAAATTCTCGACCAAGTTTCCTTGACTGAAAGGGGATTGCGAGAATTGAACAATCTGCAACGGGGTGAGTTGAAATTAGGATCGAGTCTGACAATTGGTAACTATTGGCTACCAAGTAAGATTAGTGAGTTTAAGAGCTTATATCCCGGTATTCAGATTAACTGTAGCCTGGCCAATACAGAAGAAATTTGTCTAGGAACGGCGACAGGACAGTTTGATTTAGGTTTGGTGGAAGGAGATGTAAAGCCAGCGCTCCAGAATACTCTAGACTATGAAATAGTGGGGAGCGATCGCTTGCAAATTGTGGTAGGTCAAAAACACCCTTGGTTTGAATGGGGAGAAATTGACTTAAGCCAATTGACTCAAACCCTTTGGGTGATGCGTGAACCAGGTTCGGGAACCCAGCAAAGGTTTGAGGAAGCTTTACAAAATTGGGGAATCAATCTCAATGAATTAAATGTAATTTTAGTCTTCAATAGTGGAGAGATGACAAAAGCTGCGATCGAAGATGGTGTTGGTGCCATTGGAATTTCTGAGTTGATGGTAAAAAAAGAAATACAATTAGGGACTCTGCGGGCAATTCGAGTGATTGATAATAGAGAAGGCAAGGGTGCGATTGCAGAAATAGTTCGACCTTTTTTCAAGCTCAAGCATCGTCAGCGTTTTCAAACCGCTCTTTCCAAAGTCTTTGAAAAAATGTTGATATCGTCTATATTAGATGGCTCACATCAATATGTATCGGTTATTTAA
- a CDS encoding cadmium resistance transporter, whose translation MSDLVTAITTGITAFTATNIDDIVVLTLLFSQISKTFRNRHILAGQYLGFAALIVASLPGFFGGLIIPQDWIRLLGLMPIIIGVSSLLKREEGSPEEAEEETDPSCPSIISSFLSPQTCNVAAIAFANGSDNISVYIPLFANSELDSLLIILSVFFTLVGVWCYAAYKLTYLPAIANFLTENGNTFVPCILIGLGVFIVTENVTLTLLSVVSSYVFSLILGFNTQPSNQEQEKLSI comes from the coding sequence ATGAGCGATTTAGTAACTGCAATTACCACAGGGATTACCGCATTCACTGCTACCAACATCGATGATATTGTCGTTCTGACGTTGCTGTTTTCGCAAATAAGTAAAACCTTCCGCAATCGTCACATCCTTGCTGGTCAATATCTTGGTTTTGCTGCATTGATCGTTGCTAGCCTTCCCGGTTTTTTTGGTGGACTGATTATACCGCAAGACTGGATTAGACTACTTGGTTTAATGCCAATAATCATTGGTGTGAGTAGTTTACTAAAACGCGAAGAGGGTTCACCAGAGGAAGCCGAAGAAGAAACCGATCCGTCTTGTCCCTCTATAATTAGCAGTTTTCTCTCTCCGCAAACTTGCAATGTAGCTGCGATCGCCTTTGCCAATGGTAGTGATAATATCAGTGTCTACATACCTCTGTTTGCCAACTCAGAATTAGATAGTCTGCTAATTATACTAAGTGTATTCTTTACACTCGTAGGTGTATGGTGTTATGCCGCTTACAAATTAACCTACTTACCTGCGATCGCAAACTTCTTAACTGAGAACGGCAACACTTTTGTGCCTTGTATATTAATTGGATTAGGTGTATTTATTGTTACAGAAAATGTTACATTGACTCTTTTATCTGTAGTTTCTAGTTATGTATTCTCATTAATTTTAGGTTTCAATACTCAGCCGTCGAATCAAGAACAAGAAAAGTTAAGTATCTAG
- a CDS encoding AAA-associated domain-containing protein: protein MVFKTATEQLITLKNVNKSYQQPNGQQIVILENINLELRPGEIVALLGPSGSGKSTLMRIVAGLIPPSEGEVIYHNRPLVGLNPGVAIVFQSFALYPWLTVLENVELGLKAKGEAPDPRRQKALRMIDIIGLDGFENAYPKELSGGMRQRVGFARALAVEPELLCMDEPFSALDVLTAENLRFELLDLWLERRIPTQAILIVTHGIEEAVIMADRIIVLGRNPGRIRADLSVTLPHYRDRKHPSFQALVDQVYTIITNPELEKIALPTTTSVEPTPPPAKYQSLPSVRIGSIAGLLELLEDRQEKDLYRLAQELQLEVDEILPIVEAAKLMDFVELAEGDISLKPVGQQFINGGIDDRKQIMRSQLLANIRLVQQIYRLLEAKNNQRIPEELVLDILESHFSPQEAERQLKTVVDWGRYAEIYGYDEPSGQIFLEQVAISN from the coding sequence ATGGTCTTTAAAACAGCAACCGAACAGCTGATTACCCTAAAAAATGTCAACAAATCTTATCAGCAGCCCAACGGCCAACAGATTGTCATCCTGGAAAATATCAATCTTGAGCTGCGTCCAGGCGAGATTGTTGCATTGCTAGGGCCTTCTGGTTCCGGGAAATCTACTTTAATGCGGATAGTGGCTGGGTTGATTCCCCCCAGTGAAGGCGAAGTCATATATCATAATCGTCCCCTAGTTGGTTTAAATCCTGGGGTAGCAATTGTTTTTCAAAGTTTTGCCCTTTATCCTTGGTTAACTGTACTTGAGAATGTGGAACTAGGTTTAAAAGCAAAAGGAGAAGCGCCAGATCCTCGACGGCAAAAGGCGCTACGGATGATTGATATTATTGGTTTGGACGGGTTTGAAAATGCCTATCCCAAAGAACTTTCTGGGGGAATGCGTCAGCGAGTTGGATTTGCGAGGGCTTTAGCCGTAGAACCAGAACTGTTATGTATGGATGAGCCGTTTTCCGCATTAGATGTACTAACAGCAGAAAACTTGCGGTTTGAGTTATTAGATTTGTGGTTAGAACGTCGCATCCCCACCCAAGCCATTCTCATTGTCACCCACGGGATTGAAGAAGCAGTAATTATGGCGGATCGGATTATTGTTCTGGGGCGCAATCCGGGGAGAATTCGGGCTGACTTATCTGTGACTTTACCCCATTACCGCGATCGCAAACACCCAAGTTTTCAAGCCCTAGTAGATCAAGTTTATACAATCATCACCAATCCCGAATTAGAAAAAATTGCGCTACCAACCACTACCTCTGTAGAACCTACACCCCCACCAGCAAAATATCAGTCTTTACCATCTGTAAGAATTGGTTCTATCGCCGGTCTTTTGGAACTTTTAGAAGATCGTCAGGAAAAAGATTTATATCGGCTTGCTCAAGAATTACAGCTAGAAGTAGATGAGATTTTACCAATTGTGGAAGCTGCTAAATTAATGGATTTTGTAGAACTGGCAGAAGGTGATATCAGCTTGAAACCAGTCGGACAACAGTTTATTAATGGTGGTATTGACGATCGCAAACAAATCATGCGATCGCAACTCTTAGCTAATATTCGCTTGGTACAACAAATTTATCGTCTTCTAGAAGCGAAAAATAATCAACGCATTCCCGAAGAACTGGTTTTAGATATCCTAGAAAGTCACTTTAGTCCACAAGAAGCCGAACGACAATTAAAAACTGTCGTTGATTGGGGTCGTTACGCCGAAATATATGGCTACGATGAGCCATCAGGACAAATCTTTTTAGAGCAAGTTGCTATTAGTAATTAG